The window cctctatccgaggacaatatattaaatggatttttggagttaggagatggaataggagcttgcgcCGTCCACTCCATGCATCGACCTgctattgcagtacttccaggaacagTGCACCCCTCTTGGGGGaacaataaatgtatataaaaaaaaaatttaagacttaaagaaaagttgcaaaaatagtacaaagttATCACATACTTTTAATCCAGCTTCCTTTAATGTTAGCATCTTATGCAACCATAGTACAATTATCCCATAGATAATTTATTTCATGGGTTATAATTCAATGATATGATTGTTTAATTTTGCTCAAAGTTTTCTAGCTTTGGTCATTAGGAgcccttttacattttaaaaattaattattttctaaaataatttttaaaataatttaattgtaaTATCTACaactaaaaatttcttttttaaccacGTTCAAGGGTACAATTCAGTAAtcttaattatactcacaattttGTGCTATCTTCATCATATCCATTACCCCAGTtttttcaaacagaaactctgcacctcCTAAGCAATAATTTCCTCACCCTCATCCCCTaccccctgcccctggtaactaCTACCCgtctctatgaaatttgcttcttctgggtatttcatataataAGGTTAGTTTTGATGTGCCCTTTCAACTCGCCTCCCCCCAATTCTTTTTTGAGCACTTCCTAATTTTCTAGCACTACAAGGTATTCCAGGATCGTCTTGTTTATTCCTTGTCCCAGTTCTGGAATCAAACAGTTCTCCAAGGAGCCTTGGTTACGTTTATTGGAGAATGATATGAGAAACTAAGATCTGGAAGCTAGGTGTACTGTCTGTCAAATTTCAGGTGTGGAGTGTCTGTCACTTCTTCTATGCTCTCACAGCAGACAAAGCTAGGAAACATACGTCTGTATAAAAGCCCACGCATGCCTGTCTGTATTCCTGTATCTATCTACCAGTGTATTAAAGAACCCATGAGTTTATACTGATACCTCTGATTTCAAATTTCTATAAAAACACATAACACCTTATTTTGAAATCTTCTGAGTGTATTTCGGTCTCCCTCACTAGACCATGAGCTCCTCTTGGACAGGGGCTATATCTTATTTGTCATTGTAAGCTTTTACCACAGTGCCAGGCACAGAATGTAACAGATGCCATTTCCTCTCTcactgtctttcttctttttcttttcattcagtgtacttatattattgtgctacaatcaggtaatattgtgctatcaatttctgagtttttacaatcagtcctgttgcacaacctgtattctttcagcaccaattgcccagtctctaccctttatctatctcctgataacctgtgttcttaacttcaattctcaaagttcactcattaatgttagttcatattagtgagactatacagtatttgtccttttatttctagttaatttcattcagcataatgtcctcaaacttcatccatattgttatgtgttttatgactttattctctcttacagttgcataatattccattgtatgtatataccacagcttgttaagccactcatctattgatggacatttcattttgcttttgagatcttctctctgtctttgttgTTGTTGCGTCTTTCCCTATTGGTCTTTATTCTGAGTTAGTCACTAActcctttatattttattttatctttttaataaatgctgAGCCTGTTACtattttatgtattaaatatacagtaaatatataaatatttaatgtatgcatttatttgtATTCTCAGTCTATATagcattttacttatttatttatttattttttaatttttattcataaaacaacatacaagcacatacattcttaacatacaaacattccacacatggtgtacaatcagtggctcacaatgtcatcacatagttgtatattcatcaccatggtcattttttagaacatttgcatcactccagaaaaagaaagaaaaagaaaaagaagaaaattcacacataccgtACCCCTCACCCCCCctccttgaccactagtattgccatctacccaatgtatatatttttaacatttgttccccctattatgtatttatttttaatccataggttttactcatctgcctgaCTCCTTTATTAAGCTCAGTGGGTGTGGGCTGCCTTCCTGTGGGCTGCCTTCCTCTGTCCGTTTCTCCCGCAGACTGTATACAGTGCCCTGGGCCTGAGGGATGCCTGCCGCTCCCTGCCCCAGTCCATCCAGCTCTTTAAGGACATTGCCCAAGAGTTCTCTGATGACCTGCTCCATATTGCCAGCCTCATTGGGAAAGTGGTGAGTGGAAGGAAAGAGACAGAGCacctggggagggaagggagagagttGGGGTTGGAGAGTAGGGTAGGACTGGTGTCTGGAGAATGTGGTGTGAGAGATGGGGGGGTGATGGGTGGGATTTTGAGGTCAGTTGGATGACTAAAGAATGGGGTGGTGAGAAGAGGTAACAGAACAGTAGGGGCTGGAGGGTCAGGGTTTAAGCAGAGACTGTGCAGAGAGACAAGGAGAGCTGAGGAGCAGGACTGAGAGATGGtcctgtgatgataaaaaactgGACGTGTTATCTCCTCAGGTGGACTTTGAGGGCAGTCTTGCTGAAAATCGCTTCACTGTCCTCCCCAACATAGATCCTGAAATCGATGAGAGTAAGTGTTGGGTGCACACATGGTCCAGTGAGCCCTGAAACATGAGCCTGCCCAGTGATGGGGCACCATCCTCAGCAGGTGTTCACCATAATTGAGGATTATCATAGCAACCAGGGCAGGAAGAGGCTTGTCAGCCTTATTTTGTATCCATGTGTTTTCCATCCTCCTAGAAAAACGAAGGCTGATGGGACTTCCCAGTTTCCTCACTGAGGTCGCTCGGAAGGAGCTAGAGACTCTGGACTCCCGTATTCCTTCATGCAGTGTCATCTATATTCCTCTGGTGAGGGTAGGAGGGTGGCTGTGACCTCTAGGGGTCTTTTAGGGGAGACATTAGGTTTATGAGGGGCACACTAGTAGATAAAACAACTTCTGAGGAGTCTGAGGAAGAACTTGAACACCTTTTGATGGCTTTAGccccctgaggaaggcacagggaCTACAGAGTTCTCTGGTCCTACTCTAGGAAAAGGTCACTTTTCACTTTATCTCTTCTTTACTCTCCCCAGATTGGCTTCCTTCTTTCAATTCCCCGCCTGCCTTCCATGGTAGAGGCCAGTGACTTTGAGATTGAAGGACTGGACTTTATGGTGAGACCCTCAACCTCTGTAGGGGAGTGGTAGGGAAAATGAATCAGGAGTTGAGGGAAGGCCTTCTCCTATCAGCACTGCCCAATATGGGATCTCTCCTCTGCAGTTTTAATCAGCTTTGATACAAAGGAGAGAGAACTCAGGGTGGGTGGCTGGAGGTAGGGttaaaaaggagaggagaggaggaccAAGGGAGCAAAGCCTACAACTTTGAACCCTTGGACCCAGTTTCTCTCAGAGGAGAAGCTACACTATCGTAGTGCTCGGACCAAGGAGCTGGATGCATTTCTGGGGGACCTGCACTGTGAAATCCGGGGTGAGAAGAAGaggaggttgggggtggggatggggagccTGGAGATTGGCTCCTGTCTTCCTGCTTTGTGTTTCTACTCTCGACTCTGCATCTTCTCCTCTGAGTGTCTCTCGGTGTCTCAGACTGTATCTGCAAGTCTGTAACCAGGTCTTTCTCTGGGCCtctttgtctttccttcttttttcactgGCCTTGACCCCAGCTCCTcactcaccccacccccagaccagGAGACCCTGTTGATGTACCAGCTGCAGTGCCAGGTGCTGGCACGGGCAGCTGTCTTGACCCGGGTGTTGGACCTTGCCTCCCGTCTGGACGTCCTGCTTGCCCTTGCCAGTGCTGCCCGGGACTATGGCTACTCAAGGCCCCGTTACTCCCCCCTACTCCTTGGGGTACGAATCCAGAATGGAAGGTGAGAACAGGGAGTAGAAACATAGGCATGAGAAACCTGAAGCCTTCCTCTCCTGTGGGATCCATGGGCTTCTGGATCCATGGGCCATGTGTAAGGAGCCTCTCCACCCATTGCAGACATCCACTGATGGAACTCTGTGCCCGAACCTTTGTGCCCAACTCCACAGAATGTGGTGGGGACAAAGGAAGGGTCAAAGTCATCACTGGACCCAACTCCTCAGGGAAGAGCATATACCTCAAACAGGTGAGAAGAATCTATATAACTTGGGCCTCTGGCATCTGCCAGCCATCCCAGGTTCTTCTCCCCTTCTGTTTTTTCCCCACTTGCCATGAACAGACCATAATCCACACCTCTCCTGCCTCTTGCTCCTTCATACTCTCATCTGCTACTTTGGAGGACAGCCATGAACTAACAGATCTTTCAGTAGCCTGAATTTCCTTCACCACCTCTAAATAGGTACATGCCATCCCCAAGTATGTCTCTGcccaccctcctgtccctttttACTGATTTCTAAAGTGAACAAAAGGGGTGATGGCCaggatgggggcgggggggggggtcagcACATTCTATTACCGTTTTCCTCTATTAAATTCTATACATCTCTCCTTGATCAAACATTCACATTCTTGATTGAGGCTCACCTTCCTCTCAGCCCACCCCACCAGGTCTTAGGCTCTGTCTCCTCCTCTATTCAGGTAGGTTTGATCACATTCATGGCCCTGGTGGGCAGCTTTGTGCCAGCAGAAGAGGCTGAAATTGGAGCAGTAGATGCCATCTTCACCCGAATTCATAGCTGCGAATCCATTTCCCTTGGCCTCTCCACCTTTATGATCGACCTCAACCAGGTCAAAGGAAGCAAAGAGTGATGGGATTGAGGGAAAGGGTAGTGGGAAAGGAGCCCTACTAGGTCTACCCAGAAAAGGATAAACACCCCCCACCTGTATGCCTTCTATAACTAGGGGTGGGGAGCATCCAGATCAGAGACTGGAGGAATCAATACTGTAAACTTTTATTTGTACAAGGCACCGTTGTCAATAGAAGGATGAACAAACCTTTGCCTTGCTGTGAAAGAACTTGCAGTCTAGTAGGGTAGACACAGCTTTATTCTCAGGCAGACTGTGCATTAAAGGCCACGAATACTAAAGAAACTCTCTCCTTGTCTACCTCTTGACCAGCAGGTGGCGAAAGCAGTGAACAACGCCACTGAGCGGTCTCTCGTCCTTATTGATGAATTTGGAAAGGGAACCAACACGGTGAGGGGAGAAACTGATCAGAAACTAAGGAGGGGGAAATGGAGGAGGATAAGAGAGCATGAAGGTGAGGCCAGGCCTCAGGAAAAGAACAGAGATGTGTGGACAGAAAAACAGATTGGGAGATGGGGAAAGGCCAGGCAGGTGGAGAAGGGGCATGTGGGGCGGCCTGTGCAACCATACCCTCCTCCCTGCTCTGCACAGGTGGATGGGCTGGCACTTCTGGCCGCTGTGCTCCGACACTGGCTGGCACTTGGAGCCACATGCCCCCAGATCTTTGTGGCCACCAACTTTCTGAGCCTTGTTCAGCTACAGCTGCTGCCACAAGGGCCTCCTGTGCAATATTTGGTGAGGAAACCAGTCCAGCCTCCTGGGTGCCCCTAGACTGGGTGTTTCCTAGAGGTGGGGGCTGATTTCTCCTTCAGAACAGGGGCCCCTGAGTACAGGGCCCAAATttgttcccttttctctctccccacaGGGACTAGCCAAGGATTTCAGGGCAGGAAGCAGGATGATTTATGACACActgtctcctttttttcttgtttaagtCCATGGAGACCTGTGAGGATGGGAACGAGCTTGTCTTCTTCTATCAGGTTTGCGAAGGTGTTGCCAATGCCAGCCATGCCTCCCACACAGCTGCCCAGGCCGGACTTCCTGAAAAACTCATTGCTCGTGGCAAGGAGGTGATAAGATCCAAACGTCCAATCATATCCACTTCAGAGCCCCTTTCCATTGTCATGCTCCTTTCAGGGGCCTAGATTTCTGGGCTTACAATATTTTTGgcccttatttccttttctcttatccACTTTCCCTGTTCATCTTTCTTCTTGTGGTTCCTAGGTCTCAGGCTTGATCCACAGTGGGAAACCCATCAAGCCTGTCAAGGAGTTGCTAAAGGATAATCAAATGGAAAAGTGAGTGTGTGTGGCCCCTGTGTCCTGTGTCTCACTAATATCTTCTATAGCTCTTCTCCCATTCTCATGGACTCAGATGATCTTTTACCAACACTTCCCCTTCAAAGACTCATTATTTCTGAAACCTTAAATTGTTAACTCCTTGGCTTCCTGTGCTGTAGCCTCTCCCCTCTGCCCATGAACTCAGGTATCCACTATTCCATAAATCTCACTGTTCTCTCTCCCCTTTAGTTGCCAGAAATTAGTAGAAAAGTTTCTGAAATTGGATCTGGAAGATCCCAGCCtggacttggacattttcatgcatCAGGAAGTGTTGCCTGCAGCCGCATCCATCCTCTGAGAGCCCTTCCTCTGCCCTCTTCCAAGACTAACCCAACTTCCCAAGATCCCAGTAGGCTGCATGCcctctttgtttctttatctctTCAACACTCAGAGTTCTCAGTCTCCCTGGATATTTTGTTCCACATTAAgaataaagtcttttgaggaagCATATTGTTTCGTTAGACCAGCCACAACTAAATAAGAATAAGAAGTAGCTGAAACACGGAGCAGGAGGGACCTGCCCTGCCTCATTCACAGTGTAGTGATACTGCTATAGGGAGAACCTCTGATCTACTCAGAGGGGACTTCATGAGAACAAGCCACTTCAGGACAGTTGTAAAAAACAGATTAGGGGAGACAGAGGAGCCCCAGGGAGATGGTCTTTCCCCTTAAGTAGGAACAAACCTCAGACATACACAACCTGAGAGACTGAAAGACAAGATGGATATAAGGCAGGGGTGGAGGGGGAGGGACCAATCTGGGCTGTACCAGTGGGAGTAGCTCCTCCCTTTCCCACCTCAGAGCCATGGAGAACCTGGGTCCTTGTGGACTGCCCCCGGTGCAGGCTTCCTACACAGTTCTGCTCCTGCCTCTGGGGACAAGTTGCCAAGACCCAGGGGCCCAGAGCTTCTTCCTTTGGGTGAGTATTAGCCCAACAAGGGGGATCATGGGAAACCCCATTCCCTAGACCTGCCCTCTGTATTTCCCCTCAACTTTGAGGACTCACAGGTCTTTCCCCTTCCTTACCCTACCTGCCAGGCCCTCAGTGGCTAATTTGGGTTCATCCTCAGTGGCCAGACAGTGAACCCAATAGGGCTCAGAGCCCTGCTGTAGAGCGAGAGTCAGCCTGTGCTTCCTGCCTTTTCTAGCTGCAGAGGATGCAGACTCTGGAGAGAGAACAGGATGTCCTGTGGCAGGGGTTggagctgctggaacacagtcaGGCCTGGTTTGAGAGCCATCTGAGGGAGGCACAGAGACAGCAGCTGCATCTGGGTGCCCTTGGGGAGGTACAGCGCTCTCCCTCTATGTGTCTGTGTTGGGGGATGGGGCAGAGGGAGCAAGGAAGTGTGAACATAGCTTCAGACCACCCTGGAGAAGGGAGAGTTAATGGGCAGAGATTATAGGGATCATGAGTTGGAGGCAACATTGCAATGACAGGACACCAGGAGGGTTTAGATTAGTGTTCATTGTCAGGGATGGAGGAGGCTGGTCTACACTCTATTCAGAGGGACATGATTTGGATCATTCCATTGAGATGGGGGAGTGGCATGGATTATGCCAGCGGGGTAGGGATGGTCAGGGAGGATTCAAAAGCACAGGGAGAGGGGTGTTGTGTATTGTACTATTTGAGAGGAGTGGGGGAACGGGAATGGTAAAGAGATGCAGGTGAGAAGTACTGGATTTTTCCACCTGCCTGGAGGGGTATTGGGATGAGGGGACCCAGATGGAGGAAAGGAATGTCCTGTAATTTTAGGGGAAGAGTGGCAGATTACCCTCAATTTTTCACCATGTCGTCAGCCTCCCACTTCTCCTTCTTTAGACTTTTCTGACAGATTTACACTCAAACCCTCATAGTCTCCAGTTAGCCCAGATTCTGAAGGTGAACATCTGTTTGCAGAACCTGATTCaggagaaggtgagtttattatttttagtttagaCTTTTGGTAAGTGGCGATAGAGGGGGAATTATTGGGGCAGTGCTGGTTTAAGAGAAAACACAGCCAATTTCCCCCTAGTTCTCCCCACATCCATTAAACAAGGCTAGTTCCTGCACCTCCCAGGACTGGAAGGAACAGGTAAATGTAGGGAtgtggggaaaagaaagaagccCTCACCCCTTGGGGTAGGAAGCAGCACAGATGCCTTGTctgtttctctcctcttctccaggAGCTGTCAAGGCAGCAGAAAGGAGTCATCCAGGCGAGGGGGGAGAGGGCTCAGCCGGGCTGCCCCAAAGGATGGAGGGGCCCTAGCCTTGTCTAAAGCCTCTTCTTGCTCCCCTTGGTCTGGTGAAGAAGGAGTCTGAGAGAACCCCAGCCTCCTCTTTCTGTTTATTAGCAGCCAAATGCCTCCATTGGTGATGTTTAGACTTCTTCATGTTaagcttttcttctccttctggaaactTCCATTTCATCTTTTTGGTGTCTTATACCCTCTCTTTCTCCtataatatatgcaaaaatgaTCTTCTGGAGATCCCTCTGATGAGAAGATACGTATATTGAACTGGGCCTTCagctttaaatacaaaaataaaatggaggtTGCGCCagagttttaaataaaaacagttttataaatAACACTTCTTGGCACCCTCCTACCTTACTCCCAACCCTTGTCTCCTCCCCATATGTCTTCCCTTCTACCTGAGCTTGGGAACGCCTGAATAGGTATTAGGATAAAATGTtacagagaaatagaaagcagctttctccaaaaataagTCTTGGTTAGTTCCCAGGAGGGTTGGTTCCCAGGAAGGTTAGGCGGGAAAGGACACTGTGGGAGAATCCATTACCCTTTATCCCAAATTCATGATTTTTAAGGAAGAGATGGGACAAAGTACCTGAGGAGGAAAAACCTCCAACCCAGTTGGGAAAGGTAGAGCCCAAGATTCATGTTTCCTTCCCACAGATAGAGGAAGATTGTAAAAAATTCTAGAGACCTATTCCTCCAGGGGCTGATGTGTCAATAGGTGGCCAGACCTAGCAGGAATAGCACCCATCCAACTGTGCCCCACCAGGAATTGCCCACcatccctcccccagccctgtcTTGAGTCACCAAAGTAGAGGGACCAAAGGTAGGGCTGGCCGTGGTGAGGGCGGGGCCAGTTGAGTGAGCGGGAACAAGCTGGTCctaagaggaagagggagagtaTGTCAGGGTGGGGTTAGAATTGTACCCAAATTAAAACTTCACCACCCTCTTCTGGCCCTGTCTATCCTCCGGTGGAAAGTGGGGGCATGTCACCTGCGGGGCTGGGGCCAGAACCAGGAGCCGGAGGAAGGCATGGGTTGGGGGCACTGTGCTGGCTTCTCCACCCACTGCAGTCACAGTAACCATCACCACGGAGTCCAGGGCGGCTGAGTCTGGGACCTCCAACCACAGGCGTCCCCATGCAGACTCATTCTGCCCCAGGCGAACCCTAGAGCGTGGATATAGACATCCTGCTGAAGCCCCAATCACCTGAGAGCTGAGAGCCATAGCATGGAGCTGCACGTAGGCAGAATCCAAGGGCACATTAGTCGGGCCGGAGGTGGCTTGGTAAAAAAGGCACGGACCCGAGTCCCATGCCAGAGGAACTGAAAGGTGGAGCCCAAAAGGAGCAGGGGATTCAAGGGCTTCTACCTGGAGAGGTTGGAGGTGACGGCAAAGCTGGGGTTGACGGATGT is drawn from Tamandua tetradactyla isolate mTamTet1 chromosome 5, mTamTet1.pri, whole genome shotgun sequence and contains these coding sequences:
- the MSH5 gene encoding mutS protein homolog 5 isoform X2, which encodes MPDAPDQESLKLLQRVLDEINPRSIVTSAKQDENMTRFLGKLASQEDREPKRPEIVFLPSVDFGLEISKQRLLSGNYSFIPDSLTATEKILFLSSIIPFDCLLTVRALGGLLKFLGRRRVGIELEDYNVSVPILGFKKFVLTHLVSMDQDTYNVLQIFKSESHPSVYKVATGLKEGLSLFGILNRCRCKWGEKLLRLWFTRPTQDLRELNSRLDVIQFFLLPQNLDMAQMLHRLLSHIKNVPLIMKRMKLSHTKVSDWQVLYKTVYSALGLRDACRSLPQSIQLFKDIAQEFSDDLLHIASLIGKVVDFEGSLAENRFTVLPNIDPEIDEKKRRLMGLPSFLTEVARKELETLDSRIPSCSVIYIPLIGFLLSIPRLPSMVEASDFEIEGLDFMFLSEEKLHYRSARTKELDAFLGDLHCEIRDQETLLMYQLQCQVLARAAVLTRVLDLASRLDVLLALASAARDYGYSRPRYSPLLLGVRIQNGRHPLMELCARTFVPNSTECGGDKGRVKVITGPNSSGKSIYLKQVGLITFMALVGSFVPAEEAEIGAVDAIFTRIHSCESISLGLSTFMIDLNQVAKAVNNATERSLVLIDEFGKGTNTVDGLALLAAVLRHWLALGATCPQIFVATNFLSLVQLQLLPQGPPVQYLSMETCEDGNELVFFYQVCEGVANASHASHTAAQAGLPEKLIARGKEVSGLIHSGKPIKPVKELLKDNQMENCQKLVEKFLKLDLEDPSLDLDIFMHQEVLPAAASIL
- the MSH5 gene encoding mutS protein homolog 5 isoform X1 — protein: MASSGATPGRTPQALGPGAASAGFLCPTPGPGPGEDEDDEEEPAEIHVCVLWNSGYLGIAYYDTSDSSIHFMPDAPDQESLKLLQRVLDEINPRSIVTSAKQDENMTRFLGKLASQEDREPKRPEIVFLPSVDFGLEISKQRLLSGNYSFIPDSLTATEKILFLSSIIPFDCLLTVRALGGLLKFLGRRRVGIELEDYNVSVPILGFKKFVLTHLVSMDQDTYNVLQIFKSESHPSVYKVATGLKEGLSLFGILNRCRCKWGEKLLRLWFTRPTQDLRELNSRLDVIQFFLLPQNLDMAQMLHRLLSHIKNVPLIMKRMKLSHTKVSDWQVLYKTVYSALGLRDACRSLPQSIQLFKDIAQEFSDDLLHIASLIGKVVDFEGSLAENRFTVLPNIDPEIDEKKRRLMGLPSFLTEVARKELETLDSRIPSCSVIYIPLIGFLLSIPRLPSMVEASDFEIEGLDFMFLSEEKLHYRSARTKELDAFLGDLHCEIRDQETLLMYQLQCQVLARAAVLTRVLDLASRLDVLLALASAARDYGYSRPRYSPLLLGVRIQNGRHPLMELCARTFVPNSTECGGDKGRVKVITGPNSSGKSIYLKQVGLITFMALVGSFVPAEEAEIGAVDAIFTRIHSCESISLGLSTFMIDLNQVAKAVNNATERSLVLIDEFGKGTNTVDGLALLAAVLRHWLALGATCPQIFVATNFLSLVQLQLLPQGPPVQYLSMETCEDGNELVFFYQVCEGVANASHASHTAAQAGLPEKLIARGKEVSGLIHSGKPIKPVKELLKDNQMENCQKLVEKFLKLDLEDPSLDLDIFMHQEVLPAAASIL
- the SAPCD1 gene encoding suppressor APC domain-containing protein 1 isoform X2, whose translation is MENLGPCGLPPVQASYTVLLLPLGTSCQDPGAQSFFLWLQRMQTLEREQDVLWQGLELLEHSQAWFESHLREAQRQQLHLGALGETFLTDLHSNPHSLQLAQILKVNICLQNLIQEKFSPHPLNKASSCTSQDWKEQELSRQQKGVIQARGERAQPGCPKGWRGPSLV
- the SAPCD1 gene encoding suppressor APC domain-containing protein 1 isoform X1, with the translated sequence MENLGPCGLPPVQASYTVLLLPLGTSCQDPGAQSFFLWLQRMQTLEREQDVLWQGLELLEHSQAWFESHLREAQRQQLHLGALGETFLTDLHSNPHSLQLAQILKVNICLQNLIQEKELSRQQKGVIQARGERAQPGCPKGWRGPSLV